In the Alligator mississippiensis isolate rAllMis1 chromosome 7, rAllMis1, whole genome shotgun sequence genome, one interval contains:
- the LOC102559765 gene encoding olfactory receptor 6C74: protein MENQTRVTEFILVGFTDNHWLQILLFFSLLFTYLLTVLGNLLIIVITLLDQRLQTPMYFLLRNFSLLEITLTSISVPKVLFSLASGSKTISVPGCFAQCFLYVITGTAEFFMLAAMSFDRYVAICKPLHYPSIMNNQLCTQLVLGSWVISVLYVSTPFVMFFQLPFCGPNIIDHFFCDSVPVIKLACIDTQYLQLLSVILATGSVLGTFIITIISYINIISTVMHIPSVSGRQKAFSTCVSHLTVVFIFYGSCIFMYVTPSGSSKGNFGKTVALLNNVVSPLLSPFIYSLRNKQVKDALRDAISRNGIFCKKPKL, encoded by the coding sequence ATGGAGAATCAAACGAGAGTGACGGAGTTCATCCTGGTAGGCTTCACAGACAATCACTGGCTGCAGATCCTgctcttcttttccctcctcttcaCCTACCTTTTGACGGTGTTGGGAAACCTTCTCATCATTGTCATCACCCTACTGGATCAGCGTCTCCAGACCCCCATGTATTTCCTCCTCAGGAACTTCTCTCTCTTGGAGATCACCTTAACCTCCATCTCTGTTCCAAAGGTCTTGTTCAGCCTGGCATCAGGCAGCAAGACCATTTCTGTGCCCGGCTGTTTTGCCCAATGCTTTCTTTACGTCATCACTGGCACTGCTGAGTTCTTCATGCTGGCAGCCATGTCCTTTGATAGGTATGTGGCCATCTGCAAGCCGCTCCACTACCCTTCCATCATGAACAATCAGCTGTGCACACAGTTAGTGCTGGGCTCCTGGGTGATCAGTGTTCTCTATGTGAGCACCCCATTTGTGATGTTTTTCCAGTTGCCCTTCTGTGGCCCAAACATCATtgaccatttcttctgtgacagTGTGCCAGTGATTAAACTGGCCTGCATAGACACCCAGTACCTTCAACTATTGTCTGTCATTTTGGCCACAGGCAGCGTGCTGGGTACTTTTATCATCACCATCATCTCTTACATCAATATCATCTCCACTGTGATGCATATCCCCTCAGTCTCTGGaaggcagaaagccttctccacctgtgtCTCCCACCTCACCGTGGTCTTCATCTTCTATGGAAGCTGCATCTTCATGTATGTGACACCATCGGGTAGCAGCAAGGGAAACTTTGGTAAGACAGTGGCACTTCTCAATAATGTGGTGTCCCCTTTGCTCAGCCccttcatctacagcctgaggaacaaacAGGTCAAAGATGCCTTGAGAGATGCTATCAGCCGGAATGGGATATTCTGTAAGAAACCAAAACTGTGA